One uncultured Caproiciproducens sp. DNA segment encodes these proteins:
- a CDS encoding (2Fe-2S) ferredoxin domain-containing protein, with amino-acid sequence MVISVCIGTACHLEGSYNVIAAFQQMIEKYGLHDSVKIKAAFCMGQCAHNGVCVKIDSGEVQSVTGATAKRFFQKNVLAVLKPQN; translated from the coding sequence ATGGTTATCAGTGTCTGTATTGGAACAGCCTGCCACCTGGAGGGCAGCTATAACGTGATCGCCGCGTTTCAGCAGATGATCGAAAAATACGGTCTGCACGACAGCGTGAAAATCAAAGCGGCCTTTTGCATGGGACAGTGTGCGCACAACGGTGTCTGCGTAAAAATTGATTCCGGTGAAGTGCAGAGCGTTACCGGTGCCACCGCCAAAAGATTCTTTCAGAAAAATGTGCTTGCAGTTCTGAAACCGCAGAATTGA
- a CDS encoding [FeFe] hydrogenase, group A — translation MSGEFMLIDNIPVEIEGEKNLLSLIRKAGIELPTFCYHSELSVYGACRMCMVENKRGGMEAACSTPPRAGMEIYTNTPKLRKYRKMILELLLSDHCRDCTTCEKNGECKLQELAERFGIKQIRFKNTAAEPKLDTSSLCIIRDTNKCILCGDCVRMCNEVQNVGAIDFMSRGAKMTVSTAFHVPIADSNCVGCGQCAAVCPTGAIVVKKDTESVWNALSDPEVKVVVQIAPAVRVGIGGKMGQKAGEDLMGKIVAALKRMGADEVFDTATGADLTVMEEANELLERLESGGKLPLFTSCCPAWIQYAEKKHPELLANISSCRSPMEMFGSVLKEEYRHSSRRIVNVAVMPCTAKKFEAARDEFKKDGVPYVDYVITTQELIQMIKESGIYFSELESEAIDMPFSSKSGAGVIFGVTGGVTEAVIRRLAENKSSTQLHAIAFNGVRGMQGTKETVVHYGDRELRIAMVSGLKNAENLIRRIQSGETSYDFVEVMACPGGCVCGAGQPITDLQGKKTRSVGLYAADKMCSIKRSEENPVVMSLYSDLLKGKVHKLLHVEYKERNR, via the coding sequence ATGAGCGGAGAATTTATGCTGATTGATAATATCCCGGTGGAAATAGAGGGCGAAAAGAACCTGCTCAGCCTCATCCGCAAAGCGGGAATCGAACTTCCAACCTTTTGCTATCATTCCGAGCTGTCGGTTTACGGTGCCTGCCGCATGTGCATGGTCGAAAACAAACGGGGCGGTATGGAGGCAGCGTGTTCCACCCCGCCGCGCGCGGGAATGGAAATTTACACCAATACGCCGAAGCTCAGAAAGTACCGTAAAATGATTTTGGAACTGCTGCTTTCAGACCACTGCCGCGACTGCACCACCTGTGAGAAAAACGGGGAGTGCAAGCTTCAGGAACTGGCAGAGCGCTTCGGTATCAAGCAAATCCGTTTTAAAAACACCGCGGCAGAACCGAAGCTTGACACCTCATCCCTCTGCATCATCCGCGACACAAACAAGTGTATTCTTTGCGGAGACTGCGTAAGAATGTGCAACGAAGTACAGAATGTCGGCGCCATCGATTTCATGTCGAGAGGCGCGAAGATGACGGTCAGCACAGCGTTCCATGTGCCGATAGCCGATTCCAACTGCGTCGGGTGCGGCCAGTGCGCCGCTGTGTGCCCGACCGGAGCCATCGTGGTAAAAAAGGACACCGAAAGCGTTTGGAACGCGCTGAGTGACCCGGAAGTAAAAGTCGTCGTACAGATCGCTCCCGCCGTGCGCGTAGGTATCGGCGGCAAGATGGGCCAAAAGGCCGGCGAAGACCTGATGGGCAAAATTGTGGCTGCCCTGAAACGTATGGGTGCCGACGAAGTATTCGACACCGCGACAGGCGCTGACCTTACCGTGATGGAGGAGGCGAACGAACTGCTGGAACGCCTTGAAAGCGGCGGAAAACTGCCGCTGTTTACTTCCTGCTGCCCGGCGTGGATTCAGTACGCGGAAAAAAAGCACCCGGAGCTTTTAGCCAATATTTCTTCTTGCCGCTCCCCCATGGAAATGTTTGGTTCCGTTTTGAAAGAGGAATACAGACATTCCAGCCGCCGCATCGTCAACGTGGCAGTCATGCCGTGCACAGCAAAAAAATTCGAGGCAGCGAGAGATGAATTCAAGAAGGATGGCGTTCCTTATGTGGACTATGTAATTACCACACAGGAGCTGATTCAGATGATTAAAGAATCCGGCATCTACTTTTCAGAGCTAGAATCGGAAGCAATTGATATGCCTTTCAGCAGCAAAAGCGGAGCCGGCGTCATTTTCGGTGTTACCGGAGGCGTTACGGAGGCGGTTATCCGCCGCCTTGCCGAAAATAAATCATCAACCCAGCTGCACGCGATTGCGTTCAACGGCGTCAGAGGGATGCAGGGAACCAAGGAAACAGTTGTCCACTATGGTGACCGCGAGCTGAGAATCGCCATGGTCAGCGGGTTGAAAAACGCGGAGAACCTGATCCGCCGCATTCAAAGCGGGGAGACCAGCTATGATTTCGTAGAGGTCATGGCGTGCCCCGGAGGATGCGTCTGCGGTGCCGGACAGCCGATTACCGACTTGCAGGGAAAAAAGACGCGCAGCGTCGGCCTTTACGCTGCCGATAAAATGTGCAGCATCAAGCGTTCCGAGGAAAATCCGGTCGTGATGTCGTTATATTCCGATTTACTGAAGGGGAAAGTACATAAACTTCTCCATGTTGAATATAAAGAGAGGAACCGGTGA
- a CDS encoding heavy metal-associated domain-containing protein codes for MSKASAYFQVDNMADKKDVQIIKKELDTLHGVISVSTNAQTGRVAVDYDTTGVEQCRIEDKLQRLGYQIRAEKNENHVM; via the coding sequence ATGTCAAAGGCCAGTGCATATTTTCAGGTTGATAATATGGCCGATAAAAAAGATGTTCAAATCATTAAGAAAGAGCTTGATACCCTGCATGGGGTTATTTCAGTCAGCACGAATGCACAGACGGGAAGAGTAGCCGTGGATTATGATACGACCGGTGTGGAGCAATGCCGGATTGAGGATAAGCTCCAACGGCTCGGCTATCAAATTCGGGCGGAAAAAAACGAGAATCATGTGATGTAG
- a CDS encoding ferredoxin, which translates to MKATLDRSGCISCGLCPETCPEVFRMGDDGVAEVYQEDVPPQAEDKAVQAQDGCPVSVITVE; encoded by the coding sequence ATGAAAGCTACTCTTGACAGAAGCGGATGCATTTCGTGTGGGCTCTGCCCCGAAACCTGCCCTGAAGTCTTTAGAATGGGAGATGACGGCGTTGCCGAGGTCTACCAGGAAGATGTGCCGCCTCAGGCCGAGGACAAGGCTGTTCAGGCACAGGACGGCTGCCCGGTTTCGGTTATTACGGTGGAATAA
- a CDS encoding flavodoxin domain-containing protein, which translates to MKSTIIVYKSKSGFTEKYARWLAEDAQADLVEAGMAKLEDLIQYDTIVYGGGLYIGGINGVKLITGHMKELANKKLIVFGVGASPCRPNVVEEIRNANLPEEIREKVHFFLLRGGFDMGKCGLKDKMLMNMLKIKLEKAPDTDEDAKGMLACYTHPADFTSRDAIKPILDCIKNI; encoded by the coding sequence ATGAAGTCTACAATTATTGTTTATAAATCAAAATCCGGATTTACCGAAAAGTATGCACGCTGGCTTGCAGAGGATGCACAGGCGGACTTGGTCGAAGCGGGCATGGCAAAGCTTGAAGATTTGATACAGTATGATACAATTGTGTACGGCGGCGGGCTGTATATCGGCGGAATCAATGGCGTGAAGCTTATTACCGGGCATATGAAAGAATTGGCAAATAAAAAGCTGATTGTTTTTGGTGTCGGCGCGTCGCCTTGCCGGCCCAATGTGGTTGAAGAGATTCGAAATGCCAATTTACCCGAAGAAATAAGGGAGAAGGTTCATTTTTTTCTTTTGCGCGGGGGATTTGACATGGGAAAATGCGGCCTGAAAGATAAAATGCTGATGAACATGCTTAAAATAAAGCTTGAAAAAGCCCCGGATACCGATGAAGACGCAAAAGGAATGCTTGCCTGTTACACCCATCCCGCGGACTTCACCAGCCGCGATGCGATCAAGCCCATATTGGACTGTATCAAAAACATATAA
- the hydG gene encoding [FeFe] hydrogenase H-cluster radical SAM maturase HydG: MYDSKSKIATEFIDDEEILDTIAYAQKNKQNRELIDGLIERAKDCKGLTHREAAVLLECDLPDENEKMFKLAKEIKQKFYGNRIVMFAPLYLSNYCINGCVYCPYHFKNKTISRKKLTQEEIAREVVALQDMGHKRLALETGEDPINNPIEYVLESIKTIYGIKHKNGAIRRVNVNIAATTVENYRKLKEAGIGTYILFQETYNKKSYEELHPTGPKHDYAYHTEAMDRAMEGGIDDVGVGVLFGLNMYRYDFIGLLMHAEHLEAAMGVGPHTISVPRIRPADDIDPKTFSNSISDEIFAKIVAVLRIAVPYTGMIISTRESQKTRERVLELGISQISGASSTSVGGYVEPEAEDDNSAQFEVNDKRTLDEIVNWLLGLGFIPSFCTACYREGRTGDRFMTLVKAGQIANCCHPNALMTLKEYLEDYAAPDTKQKGEAMIAREIPHIPNEKVRSIAMEHLQELKEGKRDFRF, translated from the coding sequence ATGTATGACAGTAAATCAAAAATTGCGACCGAATTTATTGACGATGAAGAAATTTTAGACACTATTGCCTACGCGCAAAAAAACAAACAGAACCGCGAACTGATCGACGGACTGATTGAGCGGGCGAAGGACTGCAAAGGATTGACCCACCGCGAAGCGGCCGTGCTGCTGGAATGTGACCTGCCGGACGAAAACGAAAAAATGTTTAAACTGGCAAAAGAAATCAAACAAAAATTTTACGGCAACCGCATCGTGATGTTTGCCCCGCTTTACCTTTCCAATTACTGTATCAACGGCTGTGTATACTGCCCTTATCATTTTAAAAACAAGACGATCTCCCGCAAAAAACTAACGCAGGAGGAAATTGCCCGTGAAGTGGTCGCATTACAGGATATGGGCCATAAGCGCCTTGCTTTGGAAACCGGCGAAGACCCGATCAACAATCCTATTGAATATGTGCTGGAAAGCATCAAAACCATTTACGGCATCAAACACAAAAACGGGGCAATCCGCCGCGTAAACGTCAACATTGCCGCAACGACAGTGGAAAACTATCGCAAGCTCAAAGAGGCCGGCATTGGCACCTACATTCTTTTTCAGGAAACATACAATAAAAAAAGCTATGAGGAACTGCACCCCACCGGACCGAAACACGACTATGCCTATCACACCGAAGCCATGGACCGCGCCATGGAGGGCGGCATTGACGACGTGGGAGTCGGCGTTTTATTCGGACTGAACATGTACCGTTATGATTTTATCGGTCTGCTCATGCACGCGGAGCATCTGGAAGCCGCCATGGGCGTGGGCCCGCACACCATCAGCGTGCCGCGCATCCGCCCCGCCGACGACATCGACCCGAAAACCTTTTCAAACTCCATCTCGGATGAAATCTTCGCAAAAATTGTCGCTGTCTTACGGATTGCCGTTCCTTATACCGGTATGATCATCTCCACAAGAGAGTCCCAGAAAACAAGGGAACGCGTGTTGGAACTCGGTATCTCCCAGATCAGCGGCGCTTCCTCCACCAGTGTCGGCGGTTACGTTGAACCGGAAGCGGAGGACGACAATTCCGCGCAGTTTGAGGTAAACGACAAGCGCACGCTGGACGAAATCGTCAACTGGCTCTTGGGTCTGGGCTTTATTCCCAGCTTCTGCACCGCGTGTTATCGGGAGGGACGCACGGGCGACCGCTTTATGACCCTTGTAAAAGCCGGGCAGATTGCGAACTGCTGCCACCCGAATGCTTTGATGACGCTCAAAGAATATCTGGAGGATTACGCTGCTCCGGATACTAAACAAAAAGGGGAAGCAATGATTGCCAGAGAAATCCCCCATATTCCGAACGAAAAAGTCCGCTCGATTGCAATGGAGCATTTACAGGAGCTGAAAGAAGGAAAACGGGATTTCAGATTCTAA
- the hydF gene encoding [FeFe] hydrogenase H-cluster maturation GTPase HydF, which yields MSLTDTPRANRLHIAIFGKRNSGKSSLINALTRQEIALVSDVAGTTADPVYKSMEIYGIGPCVFIDTAGFDDVGELGQMRVDKTKKVIDKTDIALVVFSDEDIAEEIKWIETLRSHKIPVIAVVNKADILTNTSEICGRVQQACKLSPIVVSAKDKTGIEKIREEIIRLLPEDYETKSITGGLADDGDIVLLVMPQDIQAPKGRLILPQVQTLRDLLDKKCLVLSATTDKLDEALACLKEPPKLIITDSQVFKTVYEKKPKESKLTSFSVLFANYKGDLPYYVESANAIDRLTEQSRVLIAEACTHAPLAEDIGREKLPRMLRKKVGEALTVNVVSGSDFPEDLSPYDLIIQCGACMFNKKYVLSRVARARAQGVPMSNYGVVIAYLSGILDKIDLNPS from the coding sequence ATGAGTTTAACGGATACTCCAAGAGCCAACCGCCTTCATATTGCCATTTTTGGGAAACGCAACAGCGGTAAATCCTCTTTGATCAACGCTCTGACCCGGCAGGAAATCGCGCTGGTTTCGGATGTAGCCGGAACAACGGCGGACCCTGTGTATAAATCCATGGAAATTTATGGGATAGGCCCCTGCGTGTTCATCGACACCGCAGGCTTTGACGACGTGGGCGAACTGGGGCAGATGCGCGTGGACAAAACCAAGAAGGTCATCGATAAAACCGACATCGCTCTTGTCGTTTTCAGCGACGAAGACATTGCAGAGGAAATCAAATGGATTGAAACCCTTCGCAGCCATAAAATCCCAGTAATCGCAGTAGTCAACAAAGCGGATATTCTCACAAATACATCCGAAATTTGCGGGCGTGTTCAGCAGGCCTGCAAACTGAGCCCCATTGTGGTCAGCGCGAAGGACAAAACCGGCATTGAAAAAATCCGCGAGGAGATTATCCGTCTTCTGCCGGAAGACTACGAAACGAAAAGCATTACCGGCGGGCTTGCGGACGACGGGGACATCGTTCTGCTGGTCATGCCGCAGGATATACAGGCCCCAAAAGGGCGTTTGATTCTGCCCCAGGTACAGACACTGCGCGACCTGCTCGACAAAAAATGCCTTGTCCTCAGCGCGACCACCGACAAGCTGGATGAAGCGCTGGCATGTCTGAAAGAACCGCCAAAACTGATTATCACCGACTCGCAGGTCTTCAAAACAGTTTATGAAAAAAAGCCGAAGGAAAGCAAGCTGACCTCCTTTTCGGTGCTGTTTGCCAATTACAAGGGTGATTTGCCCTATTATGTAGAAAGCGCAAACGCAATTGACCGGCTCACGGAACAGTCGCGGGTTCTGATAGCGGAAGCCTGTACCCACGCTCCGCTGGCCGAGGATATCGGGCGCGAAAAGCTCCCCCGCATGCTCCGCAAAAAGGTCGGGGAAGCTCTGACGGTCAACGTGGTAAGCGGTTCGGATTTTCCGGAGGATCTTTCCCCGTACGATTTGATTATTCAATGCGGAGCCTGCATGTTCAATAAAAAATATGTTCTTTCCCGCGTGGCGCGCGCCCGCGCACAGGGTGTTCCCATGTCCAACTACGGTGTGGTGATCGCCTATTTATCTGGCATTCTCGATAAAATCGATTTGAACCCTTCGTAA
- a CDS encoding NAD(P)H-dependent oxidoreductase subunit E — MDTQCDYKTLDEILEKHQYSPGNIIAILQDTQEVYRYLPKNIFSYYSDKLGISQAQIFSIATFYENFSLEPKGKYVIKVCDGTACHVRKSTAILEQLRKELGLSLAKKTTDDLLFTVETVSCLGACGLAPTLTVNDKVMGMMTPQKVSDLLVTLREDKADAEM, encoded by the coding sequence ATGGATACTCAATGCGATTACAAAACATTGGACGAAATACTCGAAAAGCATCAGTACAGCCCCGGAAACATTATTGCTATTCTGCAGGACACACAGGAGGTGTACCGTTATTTGCCAAAGAATATTTTTTCCTATTATTCAGACAAACTTGGAATCAGCCAAGCACAAATATTCAGCATTGCAACATTTTATGAAAATTTTTCTTTGGAGCCCAAAGGAAAATATGTGATTAAGGTCTGTGACGGCACAGCCTGCCATGTTAGAAAATCGACGGCAATTTTGGAGCAGCTGCGCAAAGAGCTGGGGCTTTCCTTAGCCAAAAAAACAACGGATGACCTGCTGTTTACCGTTGAAACGGTTTCCTGCCTTGGTGCCTGCGGGCTTGCACCCACGCTTACGGTGAATGACAAGGTAATGGGCATGATGACCCCTCAGAAAGTATCCGACTTACTTGTTACACTCAGGGAGGACAAAGCCGATGCTGAAATGTAG
- a CDS encoding NADH-quinone oxidoreductase subunit NuoF, whose translation MLKCREDLQKIRSLYQERLAKQKVKILICAGTACVANGSLALYDTFMKLVEEKGINCAVDLEHEPEEEPVGIKKSGCHGFCEMGPLVRIEPKGYLYVKVKPEDCAEILEASVVGDTCVERLTYHKGGEAHKHQESIPFYKQQKRVVLEHCGHIDATSIGEYIANGGYSALEKALFEMTPEEVLQEMELSNLRGRGGGGFPTARKWSQVKRQKAENKYIVCNGDEGDPGAFMDRSVMESDPHKMLEGMILAAYTCGAKSGYIYVRAEYPLAVKRLGIAIDQARELGLLGSNILGTDLCFDLKISRGAGAFVCGEGSALTASIEGKRGMPRVKPPRTVEHGLFDSPTVLNNVETFANVPAIITNGGQWFRGIGPENSPGTKAFALTGNIMNTGLIEVAMGTTLREVIYDIGGGMRDGADFKAVQIGGPSGGCLTKEHLDLPLDFDNLKKVGAMIGSGGLVVMDDHTCMVEVARFFMSFTQNESCGKCVPCREGTKRMLEILNRIVEGNGEPGDIALLEELAETISATALCGLGKTAASPVLSTIKYFRDEYEAHINEKRCPTKNCKKLKRIYIDASLCKGCSKCARNCPVGAISGQIKTPFVINGAKCIKCGACVEACAFHAVKED comes from the coding sequence ATGCTGAAATGTAGAGAAGACCTGCAAAAAATCCGCAGCCTTTATCAGGAGCGCCTTGCAAAGCAGAAAGTTAAAATTCTGATCTGTGCAGGCACCGCATGCGTGGCAAACGGATCTCTTGCGTTATACGATACGTTCATGAAACTCGTTGAAGAAAAAGGAATCAACTGCGCGGTTGATTTGGAGCACGAGCCGGAGGAAGAGCCTGTCGGCATTAAAAAGAGCGGCTGTCACGGATTCTGCGAGATGGGTCCGCTGGTGCGAATAGAACCAAAAGGCTATTTATATGTTAAGGTGAAACCCGAAGACTGTGCGGAAATACTGGAAGCCAGTGTCGTTGGTGATACCTGTGTGGAACGGCTCACCTATCATAAGGGCGGCGAAGCCCACAAGCATCAGGAATCCATTCCGTTTTACAAGCAGCAAAAGCGTGTCGTGCTGGAGCACTGTGGCCATATTGACGCCACCTCCATTGGGGAATACATAGCAAACGGCGGATACTCAGCTTTGGAAAAAGCCCTGTTCGAAATGACGCCGGAGGAAGTATTGCAGGAAATGGAACTGTCCAACCTGCGGGGCCGCGGAGGCGGCGGCTTCCCCACCGCCAGAAAATGGTCCCAGGTAAAACGCCAGAAAGCGGAAAACAAGTATATTGTCTGCAACGGCGACGAAGGAGACCCCGGCGCGTTCATGGACCGGAGCGTAATGGAAAGCGATCCGCACAAAATGCTGGAGGGCATGATTCTTGCCGCCTACACCTGCGGTGCGAAAAGCGGCTATATCTATGTGCGCGCGGAATATCCTCTTGCTGTGAAACGCCTTGGAATCGCGATTGATCAGGCAAGGGAACTCGGTCTGCTCGGCAGCAACATCCTTGGAACCGACCTTTGCTTTGATCTAAAAATCAGCCGCGGCGCAGGCGCGTTTGTCTGCGGTGAGGGAAGCGCACTGACCGCTTCCATTGAAGGAAAGCGCGGCATGCCGCGTGTAAAGCCGCCCCGAACCGTGGAGCACGGACTTTTTGACAGTCCGACCGTACTGAATAATGTGGAAACCTTTGCAAACGTGCCGGCAATCATCACCAACGGCGGCCAGTGGTTCCGCGGCATCGGCCCGGAAAACAGCCCGGGGACCAAAGCGTTCGCGCTGACCGGCAACATTATGAACACCGGTCTGATCGAAGTCGCAATGGGCACCACGCTGCGCGAGGTGATTTACGATATCGGCGGCGGAATGCGGGACGGCGCCGATTTTAAGGCAGTGCAGATCGGCGGCCCGTCCGGCGGATGCCTGACCAAAGAGCATTTGGACCTTCCTCTGGATTTTGACAACTTGAAAAAGGTCGGCGCCATGATCGGTTCCGGCGGTTTGGTTGTTATGGATGACCATACCTGTATGGTTGAAGTGGCGCGCTTTTTCATGAGCTTCACGCAAAATGAATCCTGCGGAAAATGCGTGCCCTGCCGTGAGGGAACCAAGCGCATGCTGGAAATTTTGAACCGAATTGTAGAAGGGAACGGAGAACCGGGCGACATTGCCCTGCTGGAAGAGCTAGCGGAGACCATTTCTGCCACGGCGCTCTGCGGTTTGGGAAAGACCGCCGCGTCCCCGGTGCTCAGTACCATTAAATACTTCCGTGATGAATATGAAGCACATATCAATGAAAAACGGTGTCCAACCAAAAACTGCAAGAAGCTGAAAAGAATATATATAGACGCATCCCTGTGCAAAGGCTGTTCCAAATGCGCGCGAAACTGCCCTGTTGGAGCAATTTCCGGCCAGATTAAAACGCCGTTTGTGATTAACGGCGCAAAATGCATTAAATGCGGCGCGTGTGTGGAAGCGTGTGCTTTCCACGCGGTAAAGGAGGATTAA